TTTCTAATAGCCATATTCAGCAGGGCTATATTCCTGCTGATGGAGCTACCGTGAGGGTACGTACGCGTGATGACAAGGCTTATCTTACGATCAAAGGTAAGTCTGTAAATGGAGGAATGACGCGTTATGAGTTTGAAAAGGAAATCACCATGGATGAGGCTCAACATCTCTTGAAACTTTGTAAGGGTGGTGTCATCGATAAGCGTCGCTATCTGGTGAAGAGTGGTAAGCATACCTTTGAAGTGGATGAGTTCTATGGTGATAACGAAGGTCTTGTCATGGCTGAGGTGGAACTTAGTGATGAAAAAGAAGCCTACGAGAAACCGGATTTCATCGGAATGGAGGTGACTGGTGATAAGCGCTTCTATAATTCACATTTATTGAATTTCCCTTTTGTGGTTTGGCGCAATACTCTACCAGAAGAATATCGTTAAGGGGTACGGTTTCTGTCGCTTTTTCGGAACAAAAGTGATAAAAAAGTATCTGAAAAGGCATAAAATTGCAAAAAGTGAACTAATTTGAGATATTTACTTTCGATTTATACGTTTAAATGCGAATTATTTTATAATTTTGCACTCGTATAAAGAGAAAGTATTTCAAATGACAGAAAATAGTAGAGGAAGTTTTGGTAGCAAGATTGGTTTGATACTTGCTACGGCTGGTGGTGCTGTTGGACTTGGTAATGTATGGCGTTTCCCTTACATGGCTGGGCAGGAAGGTGGTGCCGCCTTTATTTTGGTATATATTGGTTGTGTACTCCTGTTGGGTATTCCTTGTATGATATCCGAATTTATCATCGGTCGTCATGGAGCATCCAATACGGCTCGTGCTTATACCAAAGTGGCCAATGGTAATTCATGGAAATGGATCGGATATCTGGAGGTGCTTACTGGATTTCTGATCACGGGTTATTATGCAGTTGTATCAGGTTGGTGCTTGCAGTATGTTTATGCCAGCGTCATGGGAGAATTGCATGGTGATCCTGCTTTTGTGGCTAATTACTTCAAGGATTTCTCTTCAGATCCAATCCGACCTGTCATGTGGACGGTGGTAATTTTCCTGATTTGTCATTTCGTGATTATTCATGGAGTGAGAGGCGGTATAGAAAAAGCATCTAAGATTATGATGCCTATCCTGTTTATCCTTTTGCTGATTATCGTGGCTGCTGCTTGTCTCCTGCCAGATGCAGGGAAAGGTGTTGAGTTCCTTTTGAAACCGGACTTCGGTAAGGTTGACAGGGGCGTTTTCTTAGGTGCTTTAGGACAGTCTTTCTATTCCTTAAGTATAGGTATGGGCTGTATCTGTACATACGCATCCTATTTTAGCAGACAAACCAATCTCTTCAAATCGGCATTGCAGATCTCGCTCATCGATTTTCTGGTCGCGATTCTTGCCGGTCTGATGATTTTCCCTGCAGCGTTCTCGGTAGGTGTATCTCCAGATAGTGGTCCTTCTTTGATTTTCATCACTTTGCCGAATGTATTCAATGAGGCTTTTGCTTCTATTCCTGTTTTGGGATGGATTGTTTCCTTGTTGTTCTATATACTTTTGTCATTGGCTGCACTTACTTCGCTGATGTCATTGCATGAGGTGAATACTTCTTTCTTCTATGAAGAACTGAAGATAGACCGCAAGAAAGGAGCAGTTATCGTTACGGTTTCCTGTGCAATTATCGGTGCTTTCTGTTCGCTCTCTTTGGGTGCTACAGATTCATTGACCTTCTTGGGTAAAACCTTGTTTGATTGGTTTGACTTTGTTACAGGACAGATCTTCTTGCCTATAGCCGGTTTCCTTACCTGCTTGTTCATCGGATGGCATGTACCGAAGAAGTTAGTGAAGGATGAGTTTACCAATTGGGGAACCTTAAAGGGAAATCTTTTTGGTATTTATCTGTTTTTGGTGCGGTTCGTTTGTCCTATTCTGATTCTCTTGGTGTTCCTGAATCAATTGGGAATCTTGGACGGAATCTTGTAATTAATAACCCATGAGTACTTTACCATGATGAATATGGAGTACTTATTAGAATTCTTTCGAAATGGAAAATAGAGGTAGTTTTGGCTCCAAGCTGGGAGTCATTCTGGCTACTGCTGGTTCTGCAGTAGGTTTGGGAAATGTCTGGCGTTTTCCCTATATGACTGGACAGAATGGAGGTGCTGCTTTCATTCTTATTTACTTGGTATGTATCTTCATGCTGGGTATTCCTGGTATGGTAGGTGAATTTATTATCGGACGTCATTCTGCTGCTAATGCAGCGCGTTCTTATCATAATCTTTCAAATGGAAAACCTTGGGGAATCTTAGGTGTCATGGGAGTTGTTACGTCCATGATTATTCTGGGCTTCTATGCGGTAGTGGCAGGATGGTGCATGCAGTATCTTTATGCTTCGTTGTTGGGAGGTATTCATGGAGATGTCAGTTATGTAAAGCAATATTTCGTAGAATTCTCTTCTGATCCCATCAAACCGACTTTCTGGACGATTGCTTTTATCTTGATTACCCATTGTGTGGTTGTCAAGGGTGTGCGTAATGGTATAGAGAAAGCTTCCAAAATATTGATGCCAATGCTTTTTGTCTTACTGATTGTATTGGTCATCTCGTCTTGTTCTCTGCCTGGTGCATTCAAGGGTATAGAGTTTCTGTTGAAGCCTGATTTTTCAAAAGTGGATGAGAACGTGATGCTGGAGGCTTTGGGACAGGCTTTCTTCTCCTTGAGCCTCGGTACCGCTTGTCTTTGTACCTATGCTTCTTATTTTAGCAGACAAACCAATCTCTTGAAATCTGCCACTCAGATAGCATTGATAGATACGATTATTGCCATCATGGCGGGATTGATGATTTTCCCAGCAGCATTCTCTGTAGGTGTTAATCCGGATAGTGGTCCTTCACTCATTTTTATCACTTTGCCTAATGTTTTCCAACAGGCATTTGGTTCTATGCCTGTTGTGGGGTATATTATTTCTGTACTGTTTTACGCATTGTTGGTGTTGGCAGCATTGACTTCCACTATTTCTATGCACGAAATCGGTACTGCCATGTTTTATGAGGAATTGAAAGTAACTCGCAAGAAGGGTGCCTGGGTAGAGACTATAACCTGTTGTATTATTGGTATCTTCTGTTCTTTATCTTGTGGAGCCATGCCAGAACTGAGTCTCTTTCATTTGAACTTTCTTGATTTCTGCGACCATCTTACTTCTCAGTTGTTTATGCCGCTGGGTTCCTTTGCAACCTGTATTTTCTTAGGTTGGTATGTGCCGAAAAAAGTGGTCAGAGATGAGTTTACGAATTGGGGAACTTTGAAAGGTTCTCTTTTCGGTGTTTATCTCTTTATGGTGCGTATCGTTTGTCCATTATGTATATTAACTATATTCCTGCATCAGTTAGGAGTGTTTTGATTTGAAATCCAAGAGGGTGTGTCATTGACTGATGACACACCCTTTTTTAGAATATGATATAGGGCTTAAGTCTCTCTATTTCTGCTGATGGAAAGTTCTTGAGGAGTTTTAGTTCCTCCAGACTTTTGAAAGGACCTCTTAACCGTCGATAGTCGCAAATTTCTTTCGCTTGGTAGAAGTTGAGGTAGGGGTGACGTCGAAGTTGATTGAGTGAGAGAGAATTGATATTCAACTTTCTCACTTCTCCAGGAGTAATTTTGATGAAAGACAGAGCTTCTTCTGGCAGTCCATCTATTTCCTTCAGCTGGTTAATGGATGCAAAGCCTCCTAATTGTTCTCTGTATCTTGTGATGCTTTTAGCATAATAACTGCCAATGCCTGGAATCTTCATCAGTTCTGTTGTGTCGGCAGAGTTGACGATGACGTGTTGCCCCGGTCTCAGTTTTTGTGGATAACTGTAGATGTTGTTTCCATTAGCATTTGTAGAATTAGCGCCATTGTTTGCTTGTGAATACGTACTTGTGTTTGCACCATTCCCATACTGGGTTTCCCGGTAGTTTCTTTTGGGGGCTCTGCTGTTGCCATAGTAGTCGGATGCAGGCCGGTAATCTTCACCTATTATAATATAAGGTGCCAGTACTTCGTATTGTTTCTTGGTAAGTCCGTACAGACGGGCAAAATCAGTTTTTTCTCTGAAGATGCCGCCTTTAGCACGAAACCTATAGATACTTCGTACTTGCCATGATTGTAAACCGAGTTTGAGAAGCTGGGTGCTGTCGGCAGTATTAGGGTCGAAAGGAAACAACTCGTGAATTGTTCCCTCTACCTTATAATATAAAGGATGCTTTTCGCTAATGTTTTTATCTGCAGTTGATGATTCTTGGTGATTATCGCCAGTCATGCTTTTGGGGTTATTATCTGCAGAATAGTCGTTTTCCAAACTTGATTCTTTCGTATTGACTTTTCCCACAATGATAATGAGAGTAAGACAAATGATGATGATACCGAGCAGAACCAGAATGGCTTGTCGGTCGTTACGCTGTAGATAAAAGAAATCTTTTAGTTTAAGCATATCGTTTTCGCATTTAAAGTTAAAATATGATCTAATGAAGAGTTTACGGGAAGTAAACTCTTAGTTTGGTCGGGATTACTGGACTCGAACCAGCGACCTCATCGTCCCGAACGACGTGCGCTACCAACTGCGCTAAATCCCGCTTTTATTGCTTGCAAAAGTACATAAAATCTGATATATTTCAAAATAAAAAGGCAAATTTTAAACTTTTTTGAAAGAAAAGTGCGGAAAAATTTGGTGGAATCAAATAAAAGTACTACCTTTGCACCCGCAAATGAGAATTCTTGTTTGTTCATATTAGTTGGTGCCATAGCTCAGTTGGTAGAGCAAAGGACTGAAAATCCTTGTGTCCCCGGTTCGATTCCTGGTGGTACCACTTCTTATTAGAAGCCGAATCTTCGTAACAAGATTCGGCTTTTTTAATTTCCCTAATGTTTTATATATTTCGTTTTAATGGCATATTGACACTTATGAAAACGTTTGCGTGTAAAAAGTGAAACGAAAACGTTTGCTGTATCAGAATTTTGGCTACCTTTGCAGCGTAAAAGTAAATCATAAAAACCAAAATAATATATATCTACTAAACATTTTAGTTTAAAATGAAAAAAACTTATTTACTGCTTTTAGCGGGTATGTTTGCTTCCGTTGTTTTTGCGAACAACAAGCAGACCGTTAAAATTGATGGTAATGTCTCAGACAAAACCGTCACCGAGATTACCTTCGATGGTGATAACGTAACGCTCAATTATGCGGACAATTCTTCTGAAACGAAGGATATGTCGCTTGTGTCTCTTTCTTTTTCTTATGATTCTACTACAGGAATCAACAAGATAGAAGAGGTTAAGAAGTCATTGCAGGGTAAGGTTTTTAACCTAAATGGTCAACTCGTAGGTAATTCTCTTGAGGGATTGTCTAAGGGTATCTACATCGTGAATGGTAAGAAAGTAATTATCAAGTAAAAAAGGAGGAACGTAAAATGAAGAAAATGGTATTTACTTTGGCACTCCTCTTGATGAGCTTGAGTGCAGCCATGGCACAGACATGGACATTTGGTGCAATGAGCGAGGCTGATAAGGCTTTATGTGCAGCTGATGCCAATTGGGTATTGGGAACTGATCGCTACTGCTATACCTTAGTTTTGGAGAATGAAGCTCTTGTTGCAAATAACTCAGAATTGGCTTATACTAAGGGCTTGAAGTTTACTGCTGGTGCTCCTGCTGATAAATCCGAAGGAAAAGCAAAAGTCCGCTTGAATTATGGCTCTTCTCGCTTGGAATTGAATGGAAATGGTGTTTCTTTGATTATTCCAAGTCTGAAGGCTGGTCAGAAAGTAACAGTTAGCTGCAAGACTGGTAGTACTTCTACTGCTCGTTGTTTAGATGCTGCTAACTTGACTTCGGTTTCTGGTTCTTTTGGTACTCCTACAAAAGATCAGGTTACCAACGTTGGAACTGTAACTGCTGATGGTGATGTCGTGTTGAAAACCAATGGTGGTGGTATGAACATTTATAGCATCAAGGTTGAGACTGTAGGTGGCGGATCTACCGTTACTCCTGGTTCTACCGACAAAATTACCAATGCCGTTGCTCGTAACAGCAAGGTCAATCAGATGTATGTTACCACCAATGCTGGTGATGTGAAGTATTATAATACTGCCGACTTGACAAGTGTTAAGTTCGAAGGTGACAAGACTATTATTACTCCTAAGTCTGGTGCAGAGAATGATGAGTATGATGCTTCTGTTCAAGCCATCAGTTTTGCTAAGAAGGCCGATCAGGGCGAAAGTGGTGATGTTGAAAATCCTGCAGGTGTGATTCAGATTACTGAGGCAAAGGGCTGGCAGGAGTCTGCCTACTTGAAGTGGGCTCCATTCGAGGGCGCTTCTTCTTATAATGTATATGTAGATGACAAGAAGATTGATGCTCAGTTGATTCGTCAGTATGCTTCTTACTATCGTGCTGATGTTCTCGGTTTGAAGGCTGGTACTTATTCTGTAAAGGTTGTTCCTGTCAATGCTGAAGGTACAGAGATTACTGGTGCCAATACAGCTTCTAACTTGGTAGTAAAGAGCTACAATCGTGAGGGCTTTGCTCATTTCAAGTATGATGGTGTAGGTGCTTATAATAATGATGGTACTTTGAAGGCTGGTGCTAAGGTCCTGTATATTACAGCCAAGACGGCCAAGACTGTTTCTACAACAGTTGATACAGGCAAGCCAGAGACGATTACGGGTCTTCAGTCTATTATTG
This is a stretch of genomic DNA from Segatella hominis. It encodes these proteins:
- a CDS encoding CYTH domain-containing protein, coding for MSGLEIERKFLVKKGDAYKSAAFSNSHIQQGYIPADGATVRVRTRDDKAYLTIKGKSVNGGMTRYEFEKEITMDEAQHLLKLCKGGVIDKRRYLVKSGKHTFEVDEFYGDNEGLVMAEVELSDEKEAYEKPDFIGMEVTGDKRFYNSHLLNFPFVVWRNTLPEEYR
- a CDS encoding sodium-dependent transporter, with product MTENSRGSFGSKIGLILATAGGAVGLGNVWRFPYMAGQEGGAAFILVYIGCVLLLGIPCMISEFIIGRHGASNTARAYTKVANGNSWKWIGYLEVLTGFLITGYYAVVSGWCLQYVYASVMGELHGDPAFVANYFKDFSSDPIRPVMWTVVIFLICHFVIIHGVRGGIEKASKIMMPILFILLLIIVAAACLLPDAGKGVEFLLKPDFGKVDRGVFLGALGQSFYSLSIGMGCICTYASYFSRQTNLFKSALQISLIDFLVAILAGLMIFPAAFSVGVSPDSGPSLIFITLPNVFNEAFASIPVLGWIVSLLFYILLSLAALTSLMSLHEVNTSFFYEELKIDRKKGAVIVTVSCAIIGAFCSLSLGATDSLTFLGKTLFDWFDFVTGQIFLPIAGFLTCLFIGWHVPKKLVKDEFTNWGTLKGNLFGIYLFLVRFVCPILILLVFLNQLGILDGIL
- a CDS encoding sodium-dependent transporter; the encoded protein is MENRGSFGSKLGVILATAGSAVGLGNVWRFPYMTGQNGGAAFILIYLVCIFMLGIPGMVGEFIIGRHSAANAARSYHNLSNGKPWGILGVMGVVTSMIILGFYAVVAGWCMQYLYASLLGGIHGDVSYVKQYFVEFSSDPIKPTFWTIAFILITHCVVVKGVRNGIEKASKILMPMLFVLLIVLVISSCSLPGAFKGIEFLLKPDFSKVDENVMLEALGQAFFSLSLGTACLCTYASYFSRQTNLLKSATQIALIDTIIAIMAGLMIFPAAFSVGVNPDSGPSLIFITLPNVFQQAFGSMPVVGYIISVLFYALLVLAALTSTISMHEIGTAMFYEELKVTRKKGAWVETITCCIIGIFCSLSCGAMPELSLFHLNFLDFCDHLTSQLFMPLGSFATCIFLGWYVPKKVVRDEFTNWGTLKGSLFGVYLFMVRIVCPLCILTIFLHQLGVF
- a CDS encoding helix-hairpin-helix domain-containing protein, with protein sequence MLKLKDFFYLQRNDRQAILVLLGIIIICLTLIIIVGKVNTKESSLENDYSADNNPKSMTGDNHQESSTADKNISEKHPLYYKVEGTIHELFPFDPNTADSTQLLKLGLQSWQVRSIYRFRAKGGIFREKTDFARLYGLTKKQYEVLAPYIIIGEDYRPASDYYGNSRAPKRNYRETQYGNGANTSTYSQANNGANSTNANGNNIYSYPQKLRPGQHVIVNSADTTELMKIPGIGSYYAKSITRYREQLGGFASINQLKEIDGLPEEALSFIKITPGEVRKLNINSLSLNQLRRHPYLNFYQAKEICDYRRLRGPFKSLEELKLLKNFPSAEIERLKPYIIF
- a CDS encoding subtilase → MKKTYLLLLAGMFASVVFANNKQTVKIDGNVSDKTVTEITFDGDNVTLNYADNSSETKDMSLVSLSFSYDSTTGINKIEEVKKSLQGKVFNLNGQLVGNSLEGLSKGIYIVNGKKVIIK